From Micromonas commoda chromosome 3, complete sequence, a single genomic window includes:
- a CDS encoding predicted protein, with product MASAAGAPAALAARLPRARGCRGARRGVRRVRVSAESPGGREELSRPSPPEKFMRFEVRKTLRVPVPEPARVNEAAGRAPRSLERWIQRPENVMEVVFSKEGVIPRESGEWRISVIKLPFLDWELNPEFDLRVLPKDAAAREFGVRMVSDALRFAPEGGLEKLPPGFAGMDIWSYIDCELFIERLPDDDDGTAGGGARSRTAVCADIDLLIAADIPGVFRWIPFFEGIGESAIAGSIESVGEFAQANVQAAYEEWVGAEEAATEPSGAPFGGINLAKREQRAR from the coding sequence atggcctccgcggcgggtgcacccgcggcgctcgcggcgcgcctaccgcgcgcgcgtgggtgccgcggggcgaggaggggcgtccgccgcgtgcgcgtctcGGCGGAATCCCCCGGGGGTCGGGAGGAACtttcgcgcccctcgccgcccgagaAATTCATGAGGTTCGAGGTTCGTAAGACCCTGCGGGTGCCGGTGCcggagcccgcgcgcgtgaacgaagccgccgggcgcgcgccgcgttcactCGAGCGATGGATTCAACGCCCCGAGAACGTCATGGAGGTGGTGTTCAGCAAAGAAGGGGTCATCCCGCGGGAGAGCGGCGAGTGGAGGATCTCGGTCATCAAGCTGCCGTTCCTCGACTGGGAGCTCAACCCCGAGTTCGACCTCAGGGTCCTACCGaaagacgccgccgcgcgggagttCGGCGTGCGGATGGTGAGCGATGCCCTGAGGTtcgcccccgagggcggCCTGGAGAAGCTTCCGCCGGGGTTCGCGGGAATGGACATATGGAGCTACATAGACTGCGAGCTCTTCATCGAGAGGCTgccggatgacgacgacggcacggctggcggcggggcgaggtcGCGCACGGCGGTGTGCGCGGACATCGATCtgctcatcgcggcggacatcCCCGGCGTGTTTCGATGGATACCGTTCTTCGAGGGGATCGGCGagagcgccatcgcgggcagCATCGAGAGCGTGGGAGAGTTTGCGCAGGCCAACGTTCAGGCTGCGTACGAGGAATgggtcggcgcggaggaggcggcgacggagccgagcGGGGCGCCGTTCGGGGGGATCAACCTCGCGAAGAGGGAGCAGAGGGCCAGGTAG
- a CDS encoding predicted protein gives MANAVLGEHVSEAEMPSKEGYVEAQAFASVHDLVHHAILSRPDHRAILKEIYATCEREGRIAYKHGKGSRLLTANEHWKSQIRHALYTSPRFRRVDDGEAWSVSNPEAKAPEPVTVRVYPGDDEAVAAQRSHEREEHKREKALAAAAALAAAVDLPHQLPHKASRAVSNSRKRRFSNASTTSDDVSDDSPHKRNRRARHHAQGRAPLAEVAELAQTGQPTNNPWRKRDDEGRLHRALRRARENDRGLPRLVSRDSSPEPDGEHEATRDDKPVIVMVGNKPVVPKGRDIAHNRRKPLEGHRAAMPSGAIPDAWNSVKCGAGASTGFIYHPSNEFITYHLGLSG, from the exons ATGGCCAACGCG GTCCTCGGAGAACACGTCAGCGAAGCGGAGATGCCAAGCAAAG AAGGATACGTCGAGGCGCAAGCCTTCGCGTCGGTGCACGACCTCGTTCATCACGCCATCCTCTCCCGCCCCGACCacag GGCGATACTCAAGGAGATTTACGCAACCtgcgagcgcgaggggcgcaTCGCGTACAAGC ACGGCAAGGGCAGCAGGCTCCTGACCGCTAACGAGCACTGGAAGTCCCAGATCAGACACGCGCTCTACACCTCCCCGAGGTTcagacgcgtcgacgacggcgaggcttGGTCCGTGTCAAACCCCGAAGCCAAGGCTCCGGAACCCGTCACG GTGCGCGTgtaccccggcgacgacgaggctgtcgccgcgcagcgctcacacgagcgcgaggagcacaAGCGAGAGaaggcgttggcggcggcggcggcgctagCGGCGGCAGTTGACCTCCCTCATCAACTCCCGCACAAggcctcccgcgccgtctccaacTCGCGCAAGAGACGGTTCAGCAACGCGTCGACTACGAGCGACGATGTAAGCGACGACTCGCCGCACAAGCGCaaccgacgcgcgaggcacCACGCGCAAGGACGCGCGCCACTCGCGGAGGTTGCCGAACTGGCGCAGACGGGGCAACCGACGAATAACCCGTGGCGaaaacgcgacgacgagggtcGGCTGCACCGCGCGttgcggagggcgcgggaaAACGACCGAGGGCTTCCCCGACTCGTCTCGCGCGACTCGTCCCCGGAgcccgacggcgagcacgaggcgacgagggacgaCAAGCCCGTCATCGTGATGGTCGGGAACAAGCCCGTCGTGCCCAAGGGGAGGGATATCGCGCACAACAGGCGCAAACCGCTCGAGGGtcatcgcgcggcgatgccgtcggGCGCCATCCCGGATGCGTGGAACTCCGTCAAgtgcggcgccggggcgagcACGGGGTTCATCTATCACCCGTCCAACGAGTTTATCACCTATCACCTCGGACTCTCCGGCTGA
- a CDS encoding predicted protein codes for MTKPNRREEGGAPIRPAVWRPGVDGMDADEELEYDPSVYDCLHAWQLDWPCLSFDILRDELGDTRERFPHSLFAIAGTQADVATKNHLTMMRLTRLKKTRRVDKAAADMDDDSDASESDSDDEDGGIAPINGPIIQVQKVAHHGAVNRVRACPHRPSLVATWGETGVVQVWDLAPQLTKLSMLTADARDAQAAMNVQPQRSAPRHAFTGHADEGYAMDWSPTVDARLATGDNAGGIHVWEPREGGRWAVDKTAVFKGHESSVEDLQWSPAEAQVFASCGADGYVCVWDARNANAAPALRVKTHECDVNVMSWNRVANCMLATGADDGSLRIWDLRMFSPSDAKHVANFSFHRGPVTSVEWSRFDSAMLATASADHTVCVWDLAVERDAEEEAAAMAAEDNAMAPEDLPPQLMFVHQGLKDPKELHWHHQIPGLCLTTAADGFNAFKAYNVGPGC; via the coding sequence ATGACCAAACCAAACCGcagggaggagggcggcgctccGATCCGACCCGCGGTGTGGcggcccggcgtcgacggcatggacgccgacgaggagctcgagtaCGACCCGAGTGTCTACGACTGCCTGCACGCGTGGCAGCTGGACTGGCCGTGCCTCTCCTTCGACATCTTGCGCGACGAGCTGGGCGACACGCGAGAGCGGTTTCCCCACTCGCTCTTCGCAATCGCCGGCACCCAGGCTGACGTCGCGACTAAGAACCACCTCACGATGATGCGTCTGACCCGGCTCAAGAAGACCAGACGCGTGGACAAGGCCGCTGccgacatggacgacgacagcgacgcgagcgagtcggattccgacgacgaagacggcgggATCGCCCCGATCAACGGGCCGATCATCCAGGTGCAAAAGGTGGCGCACCACGGCGCGGTGaaccgcgttcgcgcgtgCCCGCACAGGCCCTCTTTGGTCGCCACGTGGGGAGAAACCGGCGTGGTGCAGGTTTGGGACCTCGCCCCCCAGCTCACCAAGCTCTCGAtgctcaccgccgacgccagggaCGCGCAAGCCGCGATGAACGTGCAGCCCCAGCGATCGGCGCCCCGCCACGCCTTCACCGGACATGCCGACGAGGGGTACGCGATGGACTGGTCCCCGACCGtggacgcgaggctcgcgacgggggacAACGCGGGCGGGATCCACGTGTGGGAACCCAGAGAGGGTGGACGGTGGGCGGTGGACAAAACCGCCGTCTTCAAAGGCCACGAGAGCTCCGTGGAGGATCTGCAGTGgtccccggcggaggcgcaggttttcgcgtcgtgcggcgccgacggctaCGTATGCGTATGGGACGCTCGaaacgcgaacgccgcgcccgcgctgagGGTCAAGACGCACGAGTGTGACGTCAACGTCATGAGCTGGAACCGCGTGGCGAACTGCAtgctcgcgacgggcgccgacgacgggtcgcTTCGCATATGGGACCTTCGAATGTtctcgccgagcgacgccaaGCACGTGGCAAACTTTTCGTTTCACCGAGGGCCCGTGACGTCCGTCGAGTGGTCGCGGTTCGATAGCGCGATGCTCGCCACGGCCTCGGCCGATCACACCGTGTGCGTCTGGGATCTCGCGGtggagagggacgcggaggaggaggcggcggcgatggcggccgAGGAcaacgcgatggcgccggagGATCTGCCCCCGCAGCTGATGTTCGTGCACCAAGGTTTGAAGGACCCGAAGGAGCTGCACTGGCACCACCAGATCCCGGGGCTGTGCCTgaccacggcggcggacgggttCAACGCGTTCAAGGCGTACAACGTCGGCCCGGGGTGTTAG
- a CDS encoding predicted protein, which yields MSHRAVVTAREAHARLTAARRYSGGSAGAILKSRHVAPAGRISGRWGGVSHRRGSRRGPCLVVAKIWTDDGRRKAAEMMGLTAEEAADEKTLKRAFRRLALRYHPDIAKDDAGVEKFHQIQEAYRVLSGADLAHVELPQDQEWDTHDWRWAHRYKGAANGVAGVDPEQARRRMGEEERRARVGEQLRSMAGAPTRRKRRVIKPLSAQPSNVAVEFNSGTYDDDGGGDECPSDGCASEWAQPARSSADTAGDTAGDEENSTKFAYNARAVRGYQSDRHSTETAHERLNAQLAGLHRKKVIRARAMGIEFTESAQSANSGAGKTGRAEDPDAEARRQENKVWAAKAARFYGGAGLQLEESTPERFLRLAKLAKEWRDQRSQNSFSQALFSSAEEKMSPKELLQSAVEGASLGACA from the exons atgtctcaccgggcggtcgtgaccgcgcgcgaggcgcacgctcgtctcaccgccgcgcgacgctactccggcggctcggcgggaGCGATTCTGAAGAGTCGACACGTCGCTCCGGCCGGTCGGATCTCCGGGCGTTGGGGCGGCGTCAGTCACCGGCGAggatctcgccgcggaccttGTCTCGTCGTGGCGAAGATCTGGACGGACGACGGAAGgcggaaggcggcggagatgatGGGTCTGACCGCGGAG gaggctgcggacgAGAAGACGCTCAAGCGCGCcttccgccgcctcgcgctccgctACCACCCCGACATCGccaaggacgacgcgggcgtcgaaaAGTTTCACCAGATCCAGGAGGCGTACCGAGTGctctccggcgccgacctcgcccACGTCGAGCTCCCACAGGACCAGGAGTGGGACACCCACGACTGGAGATGGGCGCACAGGTacaagggcgccgcgaacggcgtcgcgggagtCGACCCCGAGcaggcgcggcgaaggatgGGCGAAGAAGAGAGGAGGGCTCGCGTGGGCGAGCAGCTTCGGTCCatggcgggcgcgccgacgcggcggaaaCGTCGAGTCATCAAGCCGCTGAGCGCACAGCCCTCAAACGTGGCGGTGGAGTTCAACTCCGGgacgtacgacgacgacggcggcggcgacgaatgCCCATCCGACGGCTGCGCGAGCGAGTGGGCGCAACCCGCCcggtcgtcggcggacaCTGctggcgacacagctggcgacgaggaAAACAGTACCAAGTTCGCGTACAACGCTCGCGCGGTCCGCGGGTACCAGAGCGACAGGCActcgacggagacggcgcacgagcgcctcaacgcgcagctcgcgggtTTGCACCGCAAGAAGGTGAttcgcgcgagggcgatgggTATCGAATTTACCGAGTCGGCGCAGTCGGCAAACTCGGGGGCGGGCAAAACCGGGCGGGCGGAGGatcccgacgccgaggcgcggcggcaggaGAATAAGGTGTGggccgcgaaggcggcgcggttctacggcggcgcgggtttaCAGCTGGAGGAGAGCACGCCGGAGAGGTTTCTGCGCCTGGCTAAACTGGCGAAGGAGTGGCGTGACCAGCGAAGCCAAAACTCCTTCTCGCAGGCGCTCttctcgagcgcggaggagaagatGTCGCCGAAGGAGCTGCTGCAGTCGGCGGTTGAGGGGGCGAGCCTGGGAGCGTGCGCGtga
- a CDS encoding predicted protein — MADEHKVRVPTRLRSPSSRLRRSRSCYPISRVGARSSSFHRLPTGEIARSIRRCSVHSAAYPPDTDLAMIHRYVAAQALGNAAFSAGNYADAVKHFTDAIGVDAANHVFYSNRSAAYAALNDFDAALNDAEKTVAIKPDWVKGHSRKGAALYGLKRYDDACDAYQKGLDLEPDNDACKSGLADAETAAVRAMGAAGDGGDPMASMGAMLSSPELYGKLATNPATRGFLSQPDFIAMLTDVQKNPDKFGSYLSDPRMMQVLSVALGINVMSGEDAMKNPDAMFTNKGEPTVPNVTKTTPPPPPAPEPTPMAVEPEPEPEPAGPKAEAKKEKELGNAAYKAKNFDVALEHYDKAIALDGEDISFITNKAAVYFEKGDFDSCVKACDDAVEKGRELRVDYKLVGKAMTRKGNALVKLDRLEDAIEVYGKSLMEHRNADTLKRLNETERELKERTKKAYLDPAKADEAREKGNELFKAQKYPEAVEQYTESIARNPDDHRVYSNRAACYTKLTAFNEALKDAEKCIELKPDWAKGYTRKGHVEFFTKQYDKALETYQEGLKHDPNNEELKDGLYRTHVEIRKASTGQVDEKELAERQQRAMADPEIQGILSDPVMRQVLNDMSTDPKAAQEHQKNPMVMAKIQKLINAGIVQTR, encoded by the coding sequence atggccgaCGAACACAAGGTGCGCGTCCCGACACGTCTCCGTTCGCCGAGTtcacgcctccgccgctcgcgatcgTGCTACCCGatctcgcgcgtcggcgcccgctcGTCTTCCTTCCACCGCCTTCCAACTGGCGAGATCGCGCGTTCGATCCGACGATGTTCCGTCCATTCCGCGGCGTACCCACCCGACACTGACCTCGCGATGATCCACCGATACGTTGCTGCACAGGCTCTCGGCAACGCCGCGTTCAGCGCGGGCAActacgccgacgcggtgaagcacttcaccgacgccatcggggtggacgccgccaatCACGTCTTCTACTCGAACAggtccgccgcgtacgccgcgctcaacgacttcgacgccgccctgaacgacgcggagaagacCGTCGCGATCAAACCCGACTGGGTCAAGGGTCACTCGCgcaagggcgcggcgctgtacGGCCTGAAGCgctacgacgacgcgtgcgacgcctaCCAGAAGGGCCTGGATCTCGAGCCCGACAACGACGCGTGCAAGTCGGGcttggcggacgcggagacggcggcggtgagggcgatgggcgccgcgggcgacggcggcgatcccATGGCATCCATGGGCGCCATGCTCTCGTCCCCAGAGCTCTACGGCAAGCTCGCCACGAACCCCGCCACGCGCGGATTCCTCTCACAGCCCGACTTCATCGCCATGCTCACCGACGTGCAGAAGAATCCGGACAAGTTCGGATCGTACTTGTCGGACCCTCGCATGATGCAGGTTCTCTCCGTGGCGCTGGGGATCAACGTGATgtccggcgaggacgcgatgAAGAACCCGGACGCCATGTTCACGAACAAAGGGGAGCCCACGGTTCCCAACGTGACCAAGAcaacgccgcccccgccgcccgcgcccgagcccacGCCCATGGCGGTGGAACCGGAGCCAGAGCCGGAGCCCGCCGGAcccaaggctgaggccaagaaggagaaggagctggGTAACGCCGCGTACAAGGCCAAGaacttcgacgtcgccctcgagcacTACGACAAGGCCATCGCGTTAGACGGCGAGGATATCTCGTTCATCACCAACAAAGCCGCGGTGTACTTTGAGAAGGGCGACTTCGACAGCTGCGTCAAGgcgtgcgacgacgccgtcgagaagggccgcgagcttcgcgtgGATTACAAGCTCGTGGGTAAGGCGATGACCCGCAAGGGTAACGCGCTCGTGAAGCTCGACAggctcgaggacgccatcgaggtGTACGGCAAGTCCCTGATGGAGCACCGCAACGCGGACACGCTCAAACGCCTCAACGAGACTGAGCGCGAGCTGAAGGAGCGGACAAAGAAAGCGTACCTGGACCCGGCGAAGGCtgacgaggcgagggagaaggGTAACGAGCTGTTCAAGGCACAGAAGTATCCGGAGGCTGTGGAGCAGTACACCGAGTCCATCGCGAGAAACCCCGACGATCACAGGGTGTACTCTAACCGAGCGGCGTGCTACACCAAGCTCACGGCGTTcaacgaggcgctcaaggatgCCGAGAAGTGCATCGAGCTCAAACCGGACTGGGCGAAGGGTTACACGCGCAAGGGCCACGTCGAGTTCTTCACCAAGCAGTACGAcaaggcgctcgagacgTACCAGGAGGGCCTCAAGCACGACCCGAACAACGAGGAGCTGAAGGATGGCCTCTACAGGACCCACGTCGAGATTCGAAAGGCGTCCACCGGGCAGGTTgacgagaaggagctcgcggagcggcagcagcgcgcgatggcggaccCGGAGATTCAGGGCATCCTGTCCGATCCCGTGATGCGACAGGTGCTCAACGACATGAGCACCGACccgaaggcggcgcaggagcACCAGAAGAATCCGATGGTGATGGCCAAGATTCAGAAGCTCATCAACGCGGGCATCGTCCAGACCCGCTGA
- a CDS encoding predicted protein, with protein sequence MARGAGARLGAASPSARVAPPTSSSSSSSSSRQTSHRRVTTTRRHAPPRGASSASDAPIASWMESLADRLPPRFPDAPDTYWRGAGSPAGNPQVHGDDSILDLLHASGAFHRPRLMVDEGGARQRVMLSLRTGTRTAGHPGWTHGGLTSLLMDETAGQAFAHFVQPSRGLGVTANLTVDYASPLPTAKDLLVVAGVGKVDGRKVWIDVQVRDGPPRDDGGDDEAEKHSCAGDDDDDGEVFARGSALFVVLAKD encoded by the coding sequence atggcgcggggcgcgggcgcgcggctcggcgcggcgtcgccctccgcgcgcgtcgcgcctcccacatcatcatcgtcgtcgtcgtcgtcgtcgcggcagACGTCGCACCGGCGCGTGACGACCACCCGGCGTcacgcgccgcctcggggcgcgtcctccgcctcggacgcgcccatcgcgtcgtggATGGAGTCCCTCGCCGACCGTCTGCCCCCGCGCTTCCCGGACGCCCCCGACACGTactggcgcggcgcgggttcaCCCGCGGGCAACCCCCAGGTGCACGGCGACGATTCCATCCTCGATCTGCTccacgcgtcgggcgcgttccaccgcccgcggctgatggtggacgagggcggggcgcggcaGCGCGTGATGCTGTCGCTTCGAACGGGAACGCGAACCGCGGGCCACCCCGGATGGACCCACGGGGGCCTCACCTCGCTGCTCATGGACGAGACCGCCGGGCAGGCGTTCGCGCACTTTGTTCAACCCTCGCGGGGCCTCGGGGTCACGGCGAACCTCACCGTCGACtacgcgtcgccgcttcCGACGGCGAAGGATCTCCTGGTCGTGGCGGGGGTGGGAAAGGTGGACGGACGGAAGGTTTGGATCGACGTGCAGGTCCGGGACGGACCTCCGAGGGACGatggcggagacgacgaagCGGAAaaacacagctgtgcgggtgacgacgacgacgacggggaggtgTTTGCGCGGGGATCCGCCCTGTTCGTCGTGCTCGCGAAGGActga
- a CDS encoding predicted protein, with protein sequence MQGIGRRDPGSKPGEAVLSCSFNQDRSCLAVATRRGFKIYSCDTGTCVYDDSMGAVRIVEMLFCTSLLVVVGAGDTPELSPRRLKVLNTSNHTCIADLTFVSSVLAVRLNRARLVVVEERRAVVHDLSTLCVQRTIDTVPNPRGVCALSHDEDSSLLALPAHTHAGAVVIHDCVNLHVVCELQCHNSPLAACALTRDGAMLATASAKGTVIRVHCLPHGTKLWSFRRGVVNANVRSLCFGAESTMDEPDPGAKLLAASSEKGTVHVWRI encoded by the coding sequence ATGCAAGGCATCGGCAGGCGAGATCCGGGCTCCAAGCCCGGCGAGGCGGTGCTGTCGTGCTCGTTCAATCAGGATAGGAGCtgcctcgcggtggcgacccggcgcgggTTCAAGATCTACAGCTGCGACACCGGCACGTGCGTCTACGACGACAGCATGGGCGCGGTTCGCATCGTCGAGATGCTCTTCTGCACCTccctgctcgtcgtcgtcggcgcgggcgataCCCCCGAGCTGTCGCCCCGCAGGCTCAAGGTGCTGAACACCTCCAACCACACCTGCATCGCCGACCTCACCTTCGTCAGCTcggtcctcgccgtgcgcctcaaccgcgcgaggctcgtcgtcgtcgaggagcgccgcgcggtggtcCACGACCTCTCCACCCTCTGCGTCCAGCGAACCATCGACACCGtcccgaacccgcgcggcgtctgCGCGCTCTCCCACGACGAGGACTcctccctcctcgccctcccaGCGCACacccacgccggcgccgtcgtgatTCACGACTGCGTCAACCTCCACGTCGTGTGCGAACTCCAGTGCCACAACTCCCCactcgccgcctgcgcgctgacccgcgacggcgccatgctcgccacggcgtccgcgaaAGGTACCGTCATCCGCGTGCACTGCCTCCCGCACGGCACGAAGCTCTGGTCCTTTCGGCGGGGGGTCGTCAACGCAAACGTTCGGTCGCTGTGCTTTGGCGCAGAGTCGACGATGGACGAACCGGACCCGGGCGCGAAGCTcctggcggcgagctccgagAAGGGGACCGTGCACGTGTGGCGCATAG
- a CDS encoding predicted protein, with product MVSGGEYQDVLVDALRGALGRDRPPRPPPVPDDVKSVGVQTPAAVQNPGGLSGTDDGIPRGVCPACRRAPANWRACGECQRICADGGSSGGGDDDDDDVRPSRTLASCLRRSKSRCLFRTWRRRVLSCAEERRDVEKATRHRSGVIFRTWREARRAVRVREHAHAKASTFHRRRALKSKLAAWRVHARRVRHLTDLTRSRHQEKVVHGALNAYVRVRRLAPAWRAWWRFHVTCDVARDRAEQLGEANVHNFFLVAAAFGKWRTSILHTRRARTERVAADVDAKTAQLVERERALDELTGAIIREHVDRTDVELKRALRNEESVLEKLRLMELELRRKDVVIEGREAQIATLTEDARAFEATLARRAVEASRAEREIIVAEHEREVAWLRAAVERAFEECVWYRKRYGAVDRDDDLHAFLVRIAGKDRAREMLPRGARLPWVESFAPERDQLATRLGGPKQRRAGPVGSRVLGGVPRVPRHGRWGGAHPTHPVTAPWYPSSTLRAGGGSSVGGGSFPGFGKGVGGSRAGLRASDRAWEAHRRGFVLASAASNARDFAASKLAIDVRGDATEHAAATPRRSVEHEVQYTVEIPPSAAKTADSRPTPTRKSLLDEEESPDREKAWNDEARTSADDVSVRSEREKAASVMSVAASMLDFDGEDDKDSASAAVCSDDSDDDLFAARVKPSVRVKPAIAAAAKGGDDSDDDDDDWMFRGKGVKA from the coding sequence ATGGTGAGCGGGGGCGAGTATCAGGACGTTCTCGTGgacgccctgcgcggcgcACTCGGGCGCGACAGAccgcctcgtcccccgccgGTCCCGGACGACGTCAAGTCCGTCGGGGTGCAAACGCCGGCGGCAGTGCAGAATCCGGGCGGCCTTTCCGGAACTGACGATGGCATTCCCCGCGGCGTGTGCCCCGCGTGCCGTCGCGCACCCGCGAACTGGCGCGCATGCGGCGAATGCCAGCGAATATGCGCGGACGGCGGATcttccggcggcggcgacgacgacgacgacgacgtccgcccCTCCCGCACCCTGGCGAGCTGCCTGCGGCGATCCAAATCGCGATGCCTGTTCCGGACCTGGCGACGTCGGGTCCTATCGTGCGCCGaggaacgccgcgacgtcgagaagGCGACGAGACACCGGTCGGGCGTCATCTTTCGAACGtggcgggaggcgcggcgcgcggttaGGGTCAGGGAACACGCACACGCCAAGGCGTCCACctttcaccgccgccgagcgctcAAATCCAAACTGGCCGCGtggcgcgtccacgcccggcgAGTCCGCCACCTCACCGACTTGACACGCTCCCGACACCAGGAGAAGGTCGTGCACGGCGCGTTGAACGCGTACgttcgcgtgcgtcgcctcgcccccgcgtggcgcgcgtggTGGAGGTTTCACGTCAcgtgcgacgtcgcccgcgatcgAGCGGAACAACTCGGCGAGGCAAACGTTCACAATTttttcctcgtcgccgccgcgttcggcaaGTGGAGAACGTCCATCCTGCacacgaggcgcgcgcggacggagcgtgtcgccgcggacgtggacgccaaGACGGCGCAGTTGGTCGAACGCGAGCGGGCGCTGGACGAGTTGACCGGCGCGATCATTCGCGAACACGTCGATCGGACCGACGTCGAATTAAAACGCGCGTTGCGAAACGAGGAGAGCGTTCTCGAGAAGCTTCGATTGATGGAGCTCGAACTCCGTCGGAAGGACGTCGTGATCGAGGGTCGCGAAGCCCAAATCGCGACGTTGACGGAAGACGCGAGGGCGTTCGAGGCGACGTTGGCGAGAcgggcggtggaggcgtcgagggcggagcgcgagatcatcgtcgccgagcacgagCGGGAAGTCGCGtggcttcgcgccgccgtggagcgcgcgttcgaggagtGCGTCTGGTACCGCAAGCGATACGGCGCCGtggatcgcgacgacgacttgCACGCGTTCCTCGTGCGGATCGCGGGTAAagatcgcgcgcgtgagATGTtgccgcggggcgctcggCTCCCGTGGGTAGAATCCTTCGCGCCCGAGCGGGACcagctcgcgacgcgtctgGGTGGGCCGAAGCAGAGACGGGCTGGTCCCGTGGGGTCGCGAGTGCTGggcggggtgccgagggtgccgaggcaCGGGCGAtggggcggcgcgcacccCACGCAcccggtcaccgcgccgtggtacccgtcgtcgacgttgaGAGCGGGCGGGGGTTCGAGCGTCGGGGGGGGTTCTTTTCCGGGGTTTGGAAAAGGCGTCGGTGGGAGTCGCGCGGGGCTGCGGGCGTCGGATCGCGCGTGGGAGGCGCACCGCCGGGGTTtcgtgctcgcgtccgccgcatcgaacgcgcgcgacttcgcggcgtccaagtTGGCCATCGATGTCCGGGGTGACGCGAcggagcacgccgccgcgaccccacGCAGATCCGTTGAACACGAGGTCCAATACACGGTTGAGATTCCTCCGAGCGCTGCGAAGACGGCGGActcgaggccgacgccgacgcgaaagAGCCTCCTCGATGAAGAGGAAAGTCCTGACCGCGAAAAGGCGTGgaacgacgaggcgcgcacaagcgcggacgacgtgagCGTGCGGAGCGAACGAGAGAAGGCCGCGAGCGTCatgagcgtcgccgcctccatgcTGGatttcgacggcgaggatgacAAAGattcggcgagcgcggccgtGTGTTCggacgacagcgacgacgacctgtTCGCCGCTCGGGTTAAACCGTCCGTGAGGGTTAAaccggcgatcgcggcggcggcgaagggcggggacgatagcgacgacgacgacgacgactggaTGTTCAGAGGGAAGGGGGTCAAGGCTTAG
- a CDS encoding predicted protein: MARSECLYDLLGVADDATDDELKRAYRDAARLHHPDVNPDAEPGRFSAVSSAYDVLRDPNKRRAYDATRAWERGVDGGGAGVRTPGATHATWGGFEEYAKGFAERYHRAHATETEWQRRERMAKAAAERAEMEKEFWIQEKARARHMAVEYRRRAAALKHSRALRHEATIGGFWFSKKGWLPMDFVALFTALAFAGGSAHVWKESGRRKFEARGGRAAGEGEETPVVGAVDPKVEVAAAAVKEGETRHR; this comes from the coding sequence ATGGCGAGGTCGGAGTGCCTCTacgacctcctcggcgtcgccgacgacgccaccgacgacgagctcaagcGCGCGTacagggacgccgcgcgcctccaccaCCCCGACGTCAATCCCGACGCGGAGCCCGGCAGGTTCAGCGCCGTGTCCTCCGCCTATGACGTCCTGCGCGATCCAAACAAACGCAGGGCGTACGATGCCACCCGCGCGTgggaacgcggcgtcgacggcggcggcgccggggttcGAACCCCCGGCGCGACACACGCGACGTGGGGAGGGTTCGAGGAGTACGCCAAAGGGTTCGCGGAGCGGTACCACCGCGCAcacgcgacggagacggagtGGCAACGACGGGAACGGATggcgaaagccgcggcggaacgAGCGGAGATGGAGAAAGAGTTTTGGATCCAGGAGAAGGCGCGGGCGAGACACATGGCGGTGGAGTAcaggagacgcgcggcggcgttaaAACACTCGAGGGCGTTGCGGCACGAGGCGACGATCGGTGGGTTTTGGTTCTCGAAGAAAGGATGGCTGCCGATGGATTTCGTCGCTTtgttcaccgcgctcgcgtttgCGGGGGGATCGGCGCACGTGTGGAAAGAGTCGGGGCGGCGCAAGTTCGAGGCacgaggagggcgggcggcgggagaggGAGAGGAGACGCCGGTGGTAGGTGCCGTGGATCCCAaggtggaggtggcggcggcggcggtgaaggaggGAGAGACGCGCcatcgatga